The following proteins are encoded in a genomic region of Zea mays cultivar B73 chromosome 9, Zm-B73-REFERENCE-NAM-5.0, whole genome shotgun sequence:
- the LOC100502532 gene encoding chloride channel protein: protein MEEEQSPRLGRDPATEPSPAPEWPDSDSKNDDSANDPEDPAGGSGSGSGNGISSLEQPLLKRSTTLTASHLAIVGAKVSHIESLDYEIIENDLFKHDWRSRSNVEVLQYIFLKWAMAFLVGLLTGVIASLINLAIENISGLKMLQMVNLVRGKRYWAGFLYFAGVNFALTFVAAVLCVVFAPTAAGPGIPEIKAYLNGVDTPNMFGAPQLIVKIIGSIGAVSSGMDLGKEGPLVHIGACLANLLSQGGEGRWRLRWRWLRYFNNDRDRRDLITCGASSGVCAAFRAPVGGVLFALEEVATWWRSALLWRTFFSTATVVVVLRGFIEVCRDGRCGMFGEGGLILFDVSDVTVRYHVGDLLPVTLVGVLGGVLGALYNHVLHQVLRLYNLINAKGRLAKLALALAVSVFTSAGLYLLPFAVPCTPCDPAFGDACPTVGKSGNFKQFNCPTGYYNDLASLLHATNVDATRNIFSTGTAGEFRLDSLLIFFGIYCVLGLFTFGIAVPSGLFLPIILMGSAYGRILALVLARFVRIDHGLYAVLGAAALMSGSMRMTVSLCVIFLELTNNLLLLPITMFVLLIAKTVGDAFNPSIYEIILDLKGLPFLEPKPETWMKDLAVGELAAAKPRVVTLQVIEKVSTVVEVLRSTPHNGFPVLDWPRPGVSELHGLVLRSHLMAVLKKRWFLTDKRRTEEWEARERFSSTELAEKSGSIDEVAVQLTPEELDMYIDLHPFTNTTPYTVVETMSVAKAVVLFRTCALRHMLIIPKFQGPEIAPIVGILTRQDLRAHNILGAFPHLANKRKVH, encoded by the exons ATGGAGGAAGAGCAGAGCCCAAGGCTGGGCCGGGATCCGGCGACCGAGCCCAGTCCTGCGCCGGAATGGCCGGATTCGGACAGCAAGAACGACGACAGTGCGAACGACCCGGAGGACCCTgccggcggcagcggcagcggcagcggcaacgGCATCAGCTCCTTGGAGCAGCCGCTGCTCAAGCGGAGCACCACCCTGACGGCCAGCCACCTGGCCATCGTCGGCGCCAAGGTCTCCCACATCGAGAGCCTCGACTACGA GATCATCGAGAACGACCTGTTCAAGCACGACTGGCGGAGCCGCTCCAACGTCGAGGTGCTTCAGTACATCTTCCTCAAGTGGGCCATGGCGTTCCTCGTCGGCCTCCTCACCGGCGTCATCGCGTCCCTCATCAACCTCGCCATCGAGAACATCTCCGGCCTCAAGATGCTCCAGATGGTCAACCTCGTCCGCGGGAAGCGCTACTGGGCGGGCTTCCTCTACTTCGCCGGCGTCAACTTCGCGCTCACCTTCGTCGCCGCGGTGCTCTGCGTCGTCTTCGCCCCCACCGCCGCTGGCCCTGGCATCCCCGAGATCAAGGCTTATCTCAACGGCGTCGACACGCCCAACATGTTCGGCGCGCCGCAGCTCATCGTCAAG ATCATCGGCAGCATCGGCGCCGTGTCGTCGGGGATGGATCTCGGCAAGGAGGGCCCGCTGGTGCACATCGGCGCGTGCCTGGCCAACCTGCTCAGCCAGGGCGGCGAGGGCCGGTGGCGCCTGCGCTGGCGGTGGCTGCGCTACTTCAACAACGACCGCGACCGCCGGGACCTGATCACGTGCGGCGCGTCGTCCGGGGTGTGCGCGGCGTTCCGCGCGCCCGTCGGCGGCGTGCTGTTcgcgctggaggaggtggcgacgTGGTGGCGCAGCGCGCTGCTTTGGCGCACCTTCTTCAGCACGGCCACCGTCGTGGTGGTGCTGCGCGGCTTCATCGAGGTGTGCAGGGACGGGCGCTGCGGCATGTTCGGCGAGGGCGGGCTCATCCTCTTCGACGTCAGTGACGTCACCGTCCGCTACCACGTCGGCGACCTCCTCCCCGTCACGCTCGTCGGCGTCCTCGGCGGGGTCCTGGGGGCACTCTACAACCACGTCCTCCACCAGGTGCTCCGGCTGTACAACCTGATCAACGCCAAGGGCCGGCTGGCGAAGCTGGCGCTCGCCCTCGCGGTGTCCGTGTTCACGTCGGCGGGGCTGTACCTCCTGCCGTTCGCTGTGCCGTGCACGCCGTGCGACCCGGCGTTCGGCGACGCGTGCCCGACGGTGGGCAAGTCCGGCAACTTCAAGCAGTTCAACTGCCCCACCGGCTACTACAACGACCTGGCGTCGCTGCTCCACGCCACCAACGTGGACGCCACGCGCAACATCTTCTCCACGGGCACCGCCGGCGAATTCAGGCTCGACTCGCTGCTCATCTTCTTCGGCATCTACTGCGTGCTGGGGCTCTTCACCTTCGGCATCGCTGTGCCGTCGGGGCTCTTCCTGCCCATCATCCTCATGGGCTCCGCCTACGGCCGCATCCTGGCGCTCGTGCTCGCGCGCTTCGTGAGGATCGACCACGGCCTCTACGCCGTGCTCGGCGCCGCCGCGCTCATGTCGGGCTCCATGAGGATGACCGTCTCGCTGTGCGTCATCTTCCTCGAGCTCACCAACAACCTCCTCCTGCTCCCCATCACCATGTTCGTGCTGCTCATCGCCAAGACGGTGGGCGACGCTTTCAACCCCAGCATCTACGAGATCATCCTCGACCTCAAGGGCCTGCCGTTCCTTGAGCCCAAGCCGGAAACGTGGATGAAGGACCTCGCAGTCGGCGAGCTCGCGGCCGCCAAGCCGCGGGTCGTCACGCTGCAGGTGATCGAGAAGGTGTCcaccgtcgtggaggtgctgaggtCCACGCCGCACAACGGGTTCCCCGTGCTGGACTGGCCGCGGCCAGGCGTATCGGAGCTCCACGGGCTGGTGCTCCGGTCCCACCTGATGGCCGTGCTCAAGAAGCGGTGGTTCCTGACGGACAAGAGGAGGACGGAGGAATGGGAGGCCCGTGAGAGGTTCTCGTCGACGGAGCTCGCGGAGAAGTCCGGGAGTATCGACGAGGTGGCGGTGCAGCTGACGCCGGAGGAGCTGGACATGTACATTGACCTCCACCCGTTCACCAACACCACGCCGTACACCGTCGTGGAGACCATGTCGGTGGCCAAGGCCGTGGTGCTCTTCCGCACCTGCGCGCTCCGGCACATGCTTATCATCCCAAAGTTCCAAGGGCCTGAG ATAGCTCCAATCGTGGGGATCCTAACGAGGCAGGACCTGAGGGCACACAACATCCTTGGTGCATTCCCTCATTTGGCAAACAAAAGGAAAGTACACTAA